Genomic segment of Schistocerca nitens isolate TAMUIC-IGC-003100 chromosome 9, iqSchNite1.1, whole genome shotgun sequence:
atttcgattagttgtgttaatttcttctttttattggtgagtatgatgtcaggtttgttatgtggtgttgttttatctgttataatggttctgttccagtataatttgtattcatcattctccagtacattttgtggtgcatacttgtatgtgggaacgtgttgttttataagtttatgttgtaaggcaagctgttgatgtattatttttgctacattgtcatgtcttctggggtattctgtatttgctagtattgtacatccacttgtgatgtgatctactgtttctatttgttgtttgcatttatctgttgtggtattgggatctttaataatatgcttgctgtaatatctggtgtttattgtttgatcctgtattgcaatcatgaatccttccatctcactgtatatattgccttttcttagccatgtgttggatgcgtcttgatcaatgtgtggctgtgttagatgatatgggtgcttgccatgtagtgttttctttttccaatttactttcttcgtatctgttgatctTATGTGATCTAAATGGTTATAGAAGCGGTTataaaattgcagtggtgtagccgatgtatttatatgagtgactgctttgtgtattttgctagtttctgctcgttctagaaagaattttcttaaactgtctacctatccataatgtaggttttttatatcgataaatccccttcctttctgcttaatgtgaatctttctgttgctgaatgtatgtgatttattctatatttgtggcactgtgatcgtgtaagtgtattgagtgcttctaggtctgtgttactccatttcactactccaaatgagtaggtcaatattggtatggcataagtatttatagcttttgtcttgtttcttgctgtcaattctgttttcaatatttttgttagtctttgtctatatttttcttttagttcttctttaatatttgtattatctattcctattttttgtctgtatcctagatatttataggcatctgttttctccatcacttctatgcagtcgctatggttatccaatatgtaatcttcttgtttagtgtgttttcccttgactatgctatttttcttacatttgtctgttccaaaagccatatttatatcattgctgaatacgtctgttatctttagtaattggttgagttgttgatttgtcgcTGCcaatagttttagatcatccaagaatagcaaatgtgtgattttgtgtgggtatgttccagtaatattgtatccataatttgtattatttagcatgttggatagtgggttcagagcaaggcagaaccagaaaggacttaatgagtctccttggtatataccacgcttaatctgtattggctgtgatgtgatattatttgaatttgtttgaatattaagtgtggttttccagtttttcattactatgtttaggaactgtatcaatttaggatctattttgtatatttccaatatttgtagtaaccatgagtggggtacactatcaaaagctttttggtaatcaatgtatgcgtagtgtagcgacctttgtttatttttagcttgatatgtcacctctgcatctattatcagttgctctttacatcctcgtgctcctttgcaacagactttttgttcttcatttataattttgttctgtgttgtatgtgtcattaatttctgtgtaatgactgaagttaatattttgtatattgttggtaggcatgttatgggacgatatttagctgggtttgctgtgtctgcttgatctttaggtttcagataagttattccatgtgtaagtgtatcagggaatgtgtatgggtctgcaatgtaactgttaaataatttagttagatgtgaatgtgttgaggtgaacttctttagccagaaatttgctattttatcttttccaggggctttccaattgtgagtagaattaattgcttgggtgacttcatcttgcaaaattatcacttcaggcatttgtggtatcatcttgtatgtgtctgtttctgcttgtatccaccgtgcatgcctgttatgttgtaccgggtttgaccatatgttgctccagaagtgttccatgtctgttatgtttggtggattgtttattttaatgtgtgtgttatctattgtctggtaaaatttcttttggtttgtgttgaatgtttggatttgttcccttctattttcacttttttgtatcttttaagttgtttggccaatgcttgtaatttctgcttcttttcgtctaattgctctatcgcttcttgttgtgagattttacctaacctttttcggtttttttctgacatttcatttcttataaattgtgttagctgtccgatgtcttttctcagtttttctatcctgatctgtagcctgtgttgccatgctggttttgtgggtttcttctgtgtgttagttggttctgatctctgcctagtgtgtatatttagtgtagtgagtgctcctatataaaccagtagttgtaactcttccatagttgtattttcatttattttgttgtgtatgattgtgttgatagtttttattgttgtttcgacttgtgggttatttggcggtctatgcaagaatggtctaatgtctgtatttgtgtctttgtattctatatatgtcagccgagatttttcttctatatctaacatgtgtgtcacttcatgttctatttattattatcgttattattattattattattattgtggtaatTATTATTAGACTATTTACAAACTCTTGCAGACAGGGACGTATATCCCTTGACTTGGAGCTGAACTGATATGGAAAAAGTGTCAGTTGGATAAAATAGCTTTAATCCATAACACCAGTGTGGCACAGGCACTCAATTTCTCAGACTTTTTAATAAAAGAGGCAATCGCAATTAGCATTTTAAATAAGATGGACAGAGGCTTTAGTTTATCTGAAGTGTGCGATCTAGTGCTCAATTTGTTTAAATCACATCAGAATATAATTCAATGCTGTTTTTACTCTACAACTACATAAAAATAAAGTCTCAAACTACTGTgatgtgcacggcagagggtacttagCACGGTACCATGTgttaaggtttcttcccattccaatgGAGTGCAGCAATAATGACTCAAATCTCTCTGTACCTGCTGAAATTACCCTAATTATGCTCTTTTGtgcatcaaacaaatctgtgaccacttGTACCACAGTTCTTTGCATACATTTGGTACACTCTTTTCAATCATATTTGGTACAGGGCCCAACAATTGAGCAATATTGTAAGATGTGCTGCACAATTGATCTGTACACAGCGTCCTtcatagactgactgcattttcccagtctcCTGCCAATGAACCACAGTTCTCACTCTGTGAATCATTGATATTGCAGTCGTAGgaagcactctttttgtttgttaaaTGCATAATTTACATTGCTGGACATTTATCGCAAGTTACAaatctttgcaacactttgaaatcttaccaaaatATGAGAATATTTATGGTCCATATGAACAGGAGTTGGGTGTATGTGTAGTTTAAGAACTGAGCAGTATATTTCATTAATTGGGTGATTAGTGGTATACCACTTTTGTAAAGTTGAGAAGAATATTCCCCAGTTCAGAGTGTGATGAAAGATAGTCTAAGCActgacaatatttgtgcagtttttttcaaACACGGCTTCACTAACGATGACTGCATCATCAGCAGAGAGGCCAAGGTTCCTATTAATATTATCTATCAGATCATtgacatacaacatgaacaacaagttcCTGGGACGTGCatgaagttacttttacttctATCGATGACTCTTCATCAACGATAACATACTGCATCCTGCCTACAAAGAAATCCTTAACcttgtcacaaattttgtttgatacacaTGAAATACTTTCACTAACCATCAATGGTGTGGCACCAACTCAAATGTTTTTGGAAGTCAAAAAATACTGCTTCTAACCAATTTACTTAATCCATGGTTTTCAGGATGTTATGTAAGAAAAGTACTGAATAGGTTCACGTAGATAAGTGTTTGCTAATGCATTTTTAGGTTTAGTGTATTGTCTTATGGCTTACTTATAACCTTTTTTATGGTTTGACATGGTCTTTTGGTTGGTCTTAAATTTCTGTGAGACATACTGAGGCTTGAAGTGCACTGTAAAATAATGGCAAGGCTGAGGCACAGAATCTCTCATTCACAGGCAGGTGAGAGCCCAAATAGTTAACAATGAAATCTACACCCAACATACTTTGAACGCAATCAGAGAAGTTGTCAAAACATCAAGGAAGGAAAATGATAATATTAAATCAACTGTAAACACACAAAACTGGAAATCATATGGAAGTAGAATACCTCATACCTGACTTAAGATAATGGATTTTTGTTCTACGGGCCAGTCGTGTGTGAAAATGTGATTATCGAATAGAAATACATCATAAGCTGTTGTAAATAAAAATGCCGTGCTTCACCAACAGCTTGACTGCAGacattattttctaagataaaatatgaaattaaaacaatgtATCACATACTCACTAAAACTTTAAGACAATTTCATCATACATCAACATGCGTGATCTACACCTACTGTGCTATCTAACAGAACAAGCAAATTACTTACGAGTTAAAGCGATCTTCAGCCTGGTCCTACTCTTGAAATCCTCCAATCTATGAACTGACTTAGCCCATCAGATACAAGGGAACCTAAAGTTTAAAATGGACACTGAAGCAAAGTGCAATTTGGCTTTTTCTCATTATCACTGGCAGGGATGAAAGGAACAATAACTGACAGGGAAAATGAGAACTGAACCCTAGGCTTTTCGATCTATAGTATGACAGTTACTTACTCCTTACAGAGCCACACTATTTACACTCCTTTTTTGGTTCATTTATAACTTTGTAATTGAAGACGTGCAGCCCTCCCATTTTTGCAAAACACTTCTCTTTTACTTTTAAGACTCACAAGCTGTAAAAGAAAACTTTTGCAAAATAGTTACACTTCTTCAATTAAAAAGTTATGAACAAACCACACTAGAAGTAGATGAATGatacaacaaaagaaaaagaagcaatacAATGAATGAGCTTAACAGGAGACCAGCAATTTCCTGGGTTTCCTTAGCTCTTTGAGTACCAGTGGTTACTGCTTGGAATGATGTTGCAAGACAGACGGGCGTCTAGTAGAATAATGAGGTATTGCTATGAATGTGGTGCATTGTAGCAGTTACTCACAGTGTTCAAAGCAATAGGCAGCATGGATGCCGTGTTACATGACAGTAGGAGATTGTGCCAcacacccccccccttttttatgctGTATTAACGAGACAAAGTAAGTCTATCCAAAGCTATTGTACATAAATTTGAATCTTTACTGCTGCTTTTATGTGAAGTTTTGAAATGAAACAAGTGTGGCAGCATGTAGTttgaatataaaatttattaaattttacatttatatttgtttgttatttaggactataatctGTTTCAGGCATTGGGTGTTCATAGAAGTTTCAAAATGTGGTATTTTGTCTAGGAAACAAGTGCATTTGCTATCAAATATAGTACACAAATTGATGGCTGGTTGAAAACTATGTCGTAAATGCTCTGAAGAGAAACAACCCACTTAAAACAGTTCAGTATTTGTTTTCTGTCAATTTGTTCGTGTATTTGTTGCTTGCTGTGATAATATAGCTtagttttgagaaaatttttaaaattatattccatAGTGAAATCATCTTAATACAACtgaatgtttattattttttgccaatttcttcttttatttgttcCTTACTATGCTGATAAAGCCTGCttttgtgaaaaatgtaaaattatatatttttttatattgttgataTGGTACTCAAAAAGTTAACACTAATTATGTGTGGGCACAATCGAGAATGTGAAGATTCACGAGTGGGAAGGAAACATAAAATAATACAGAAGACTGAGAATGAAACACAAATGACGTACAAGACAAATTTATCATGGAAGAATACTAATGTCATTGCCAAGGGTAATTGGAGCACAGCACCTGCTCGGCTTATAAAATATAGAAAAGTAATGGAGGCCCATTACATCATTCAGCAACGCGACaaatgagggaaaaaaaaaaaaaaaaaaaaaacatacataaaaGCAGAGTACTTCGGTTTCCAAAGCATTCAAGGACTCAAACTGAACAGTCGTAAACGATCAAAGTtatcattttgtatttgtaacttaTGAACAATTACAATAAAATGTGTTTCACTCACGTGCGTTAGAGCAAACAGCATCACCACCTTTCCACCCATACTATGTCCAATTGGACATACACGACCCAGTTTAAGTTCATCTACAAACAGACGAAGATCCTCTACCATATGACCGTATGTCATGTCAGGCGAATGTGCACTATCTCCGTGATTCCGTGCGTCTATGGCAATCACCTGTAATAAGGCTTGCTTGGATTATTTGATCTAGGTTTGAAATCATCTAATATGCGAAAAAAGTTGCATAATTTTACATTCCGGTTAATTTTGGAGACTATTGCTTTGGAGACTGAATTCCAGTTCATTCTAGAGCCCATCAACCCGTGCACTATTAACACGGGGGATCCAGAACTACTTCCCTCTTTGCTGTAAATCGAATATGCGAGGCGAACAGATGTTGATCTGTAACGAATAAAACCTATGATAATTCTAACTCTGTCAGCTAATTACAGTATTAAATTACTATGCAATGTAAACTCACTGTTCGCGGTATAGTGTCTTGTTCCTGCTATTGTAGTTGATTGCATTTTCTATATGTCGATACGCGTTCACACCAAGTGTGTTTTGAATAAACAAACACCGTAGGCCGGCGTAACGTGTAAATACAGAGCCCATTCCCATTGTACCAGCAGTTGCGAGAACTGTGTAACATCAAATTTTAGTTACTGCATACAAATGATCGACGCTACCGATTGTCGTCTGCTGATCAGCTGAACCGGAAGATATATATCTGCAAGTGTGTGCTTTGGGTAGGAGGCTACCTTCCTGTGAAAGCAACTGTCTAGTTATATTTTGGATGATTCATTTtattcatcttttgtttttttattctaCGTTATCTTTCTTGTGTGTGTAGAGAAGACGACGATAGCCAGGCAACTAGGTGTAAACGATATAAGCGCGTTCGTCGCTTAACCAAACGTAATGGCTAGGGAGTATGACCATCTCTTCAAACTACTCATTATAGGCGATAGCGGTGAGTAAAATACAAACTAATAGATTTTCTGTGACAGTTGCCGAAAATCTTACGAATATGTATGGATGTCTAAGAAAAAACATTAGTAACGTTGTCTTTTAAACACAAACTAGGAGTTGGAAAGAGCTCTCTGCTCCTTAGATTTGCGGATAATACATTTTCTGGCAGCTACATCACAACAATTGGCGTAGATTTTAAAATACGAACAGTCGAAGTTGAAGGAGAAAGGGTGAAACTACAGATATGGGATACCGCCGGCCAGGAACGATTTCGAACAATAACTTCTACGTAAGTATGTCTGTTCAGTAAAATCTTTTTTTCGCGTTATAAAGGTAAACACCGTTTCTTATCTGTTCGTCTTACAGTTACTATAGGGGTACTCACGGCGTAATTGTAGTATATGATGTCACAAATGGAGATTCATTCGCAAATGTTAAGAGATGGCTTCATGAAATTGAACAAAACTGTGAAGTGGTGAACAGGATACTCGGTAAGCTGTTGACACATTAAACTGACTAGATCCTTGCATTCATTCTCAAAATTTCTATAGTATGGGTGCACGGAACTTGACAATATATGTTGACAATAGATGCAGTTGTTATCGTAGAAATTTGTTGCACTGTACGCACTGTTCTGACAAATTTCAAGCACTTAATATTAGAAAAATAATGATTTTCATTTACTGTCAGAATTAGTGCTTACATCATGGTTTTGAGATGAAATTTTTATGTGGTAACCTATTATTGTTAAATAGACTTTTTTCTGTACTCATAATATGCATTTATTTGTTGCTTCTTAAAGTTGAGCACGACATAATTTATATGATGATATACATTTCCCAGGCAATTCATAACTAGACTTCAATTTCTGCATCCAGAATTTGTTAGTGTTGGTAGTAATTAGACGGAAATTAGTATTTCACTCATTAAATGTCTGCTGGATTGATGGCTTGAATATTAGCTGAATGTATCACCAAGGAGAGATACTACTGAACTGAAAACAATGCTTTAACACAAAATAGAAGAAAAATCATACTCCACAATTAGTTTGCCTTTTTGTGTAAATTGTTATTGCAATACTTCTTCTGAACTGTACTAAGTATCCAGCAGTGCACTATAGTAATGCAGTACATGCATTAGCCTTTCAAGCACTTCACATTGCGGTAATCGtgtagtataaaataaaaatatattttgcacAGTAACAATTTGTGTAGTTGAAACTGATTTCTTTGTGGTGAACAGATAGCGGTTTGACTTGCAGAAATTGTCTTCATAAATGTACTGGTAATTAAATGTGGAGCATGTGGCACTGGCAGTCACTTTTCAATATTTGTTGTGTATCATTTGCAGTTGGCAATAAAAATGACGCACCTGATAGAAAAGTTGTGTTAACCGAAGATGCTCAGAGATTTGCAGATCAGATGGGAATACAGCTTTTTGAAACTAGTGCGAAAGACAACATCAATGTTGAAGAAGTGAGTagttcattttattgttttgtttgtgcTGGATCTTGGGAACTCTGTGGCCATCAAGGATTGCTGCTGAAGAACGCAATCgaccacaaatacttttaaaaagatTTAGTGTAATGCCATAAATGGTTTCAGGCTATCACACCCATCTTTGGATGACTAACATTTCCAGTACGTTATTGCTGCCGATGAGTACTTTAATGTAATTGGAAACCTTAGCCATCTGAACATTGGCATGATAGCTCAATGCAGTTAAGGAATTGTAATAAAGCTTTTACAAAGTAATTGCAGCTTTTTCATCAATAGTTAACTTGATGTTTCTAACTACTGAATTATTCTACCTTTCAAACAGTTATGATAAATTGGGTATGTTTCAGATGTTTATGGCGATTACAAGACAAGTTCTGAGGACGAAGAAGGAACGAAAAGAGAGGCAGGCAATTCAGAACAATGACACTGTAAATCTTCGAAAACCAAAACAGAGCAAAAGGAAATGCTGTTAGCATCCTCGAGTACACCTATAAACAGGTACACTTATGGCTCTGTTATTACACTTCAGAAGCCAGTTTTGAACATTATCTTGTAAGGAACTGATTACTGCTAGAGTGCCTAAAATAATAGGATGTTTTGACGTTACCTCTTTAAATGATAATCTAGCTAAATCTTGTAAATCCTATATCATAATGAAATCATAGATTCCctcttcgagagagagagagagagagaaatgtgatTACTATATGAAAATTTTTGCTCCTTATTTGAGCTGCAGCTGTTTAAACTGTGCTAGTATCAGCAAACCAGAGAGAGCATCACAAGTAGTGAAATATTTCTGTGCTCTGTGTTGCTACACAACTGATATGCTTGAATGCACTGAGTAAGGGGATCAATATCCTTTAGTTAAATCATGCAAGAAGATAGGTGGCTCAACAGTTTTCGTCCATGATTGAATTAAAAAATGTTTATCCACTTACTCTAAGAGGTGGTTTTTGCTTTGTTTCCAGATGATTTCATCCACACAAACCTTTGACTAAGTCATTTCACCATcacatttgatacatttttgtctCGCTGCAGAAATGATTCACTTAAATTGGTCCACTTTATAGCACTCACG
This window contains:
- the LOC126202952 gene encoding protein ABHD11-like isoform X2 — its product is MGMGSVFTRYAGLRCLFIQNTLGVNAYRHIENAINYNSRNKTLYREQSTSVRLAYSIYSKEGSSSGSPVLIVHGLMGSRMNWNSVSKAIVSKINRNVIAIDARNHGDSAHSPDMTYGHMVEDLRLFVDELKLGRVCPIGHSMGGKVVMLFALTHVPAVCQFLAMNVTQAENGEMKWKVNLDTLVDTFDEIASFPATEKVFEGPTYFIGGGDSDYMRKEDEQEIKKIFPSATFKYIPGAGHWVHADKPNEFVEEVCRFLTGK
- the LOC126202953 gene encoding ras-related protein Rab-35, which encodes MAREYDHLFKLLIIGDSGVGKSSLLLRFADNTFSGSYITTIGVDFKIRTVEVEGERVKLQIWDTAGQERFRTITSTYYRGTHGVIVVYDVTNGDSFANVKRWLHEIEQNCEVVNRILVGNKNDAPDRKVVLTEDAQRFADQMGIQLFETSAKDNINVEEMFMAITRQVLRTKKERKERQAIQNNDTVNLRKPKQSKRKCC